The window ATTCTCCGAAAGTGACGACTACGATGATTCATCTGATGGGGATGGTTATGATTCAAAAGTGGATGGGTCTAAGAGCAATGGCAATGGCGAAAAAGATGAAGGATTAGGTGGGGTCCCAATCAATAATACAACATCAAAAAATTCCGGCAATGGCACCTGTGATGAACATCCAGACGGCGTTCCAGTAGAAGAAGATCAAGCATCTAGATGTCTCGGTATAGATGCACTTTTTTGGGGAATACGAAGAGGTGGTGGCAGAAACCTGTGGGGAAAAACGGCTAACCCTGGTCCCAATATTCATATAAAAAATAATTTTGAAAATATGGAGCCTGGGAATTTGGGTGGGGTGGACCACAAGAATGACACGTGCAGGGAAAATGGGGAGGAGTCGGGTAGCACAAACAATGTGCCGAATGTTGTGGCCCAATGGAATGAGCCCAATAAATTTTCTGTGGAAGAGAAGGCCCAATCGAGTCATGCGGTGTACAACAGGCCAGCTAATAATACTGGATCAAAAAGTGGGCCTGTGAAACCTGATGGGCCAAACGTTGAAAATAAAAACAAACTAAACACAAAAAGTGGGGGAATTAAACAAAATAACGGTAAGTCGAAGGGCCAGTCATCTGATGCGGTGTCTTTTTGCAACGGATGCTACTGGGATGCAATCAGAAATTGGAGGGCGTCTTCTAGGTTAATGAAATTGAAAGAGATGGCTAAGGGTGGGGTGGATATCGCTAAAGATAATCGGTATAAATGGACGAGATGTTGCAAAAGAGGAAAATCGAAGACTAAATCCAAGTCACACAAAGAAGTTTCACAAGGGAATTTGGTGGGTTTGGAATCTACGGGGGCGCAATCGTTCGATAATTCAGAATTATGGGATTTCGGGGAGAAAATTGGGTTGAGTTGGCCGAACCTCAACCCTCTGTAAGTTGTTTCTTGTTTAACTCGTCTTACTTTGTGTAATTATGAAGATTATGTCATTAAATATTCGCGGGTTTGGGGTTAAAGGAAAATTCGGGTGGGTTAAAGAACTTTGTTGTAAAGAGAGACCAGATATTGCGGTTTTTCAAGAAGCCAAGTGTAGAAACCATAGGGAGTATTGGGTACAAGATTTATGGGGTAGTAGTAATTGTGGATTTGTGCAAAAGGAGGCGGTCGGGAATTCGGGAGGGTTATTAATTGTTTGGGACTCTGCTAGTTTTAGTGTGGAAGGTGCGGTTAGTAATGAGTTTTTTGTTGTGATCAGGGGAAAATGGATTGGGTCGGGACACGAATCAATAATTGTAAATGCATATGGACCTCACACTGACGAAAAAAAGAATGAGTTTTGGTCTTCGTTAGATGAGATTATGAATAAGATAGACTCGACATGGGTTACACGTGGGGATTTCAATGAGGTAAGATGGCATATGGAGCGGTTAAATTGTGTTTTCCACCAATCTAGAGCATCTAGGTTCAATAAATTTATTGCAAAAAATAACCTTGTTGTGATCCCGATCAATGGGAAAAGATTCACGCGTATTTGAGATGATGGCACAAAGTTTAGTGAACTTGACCGTTTCTTTGTAAATGATAAGTTTATGAGACTTTGGGTCGATCTTTTGGTTGTTCCACTTGATCGTAGGGATTCGGATCATTGTCCACTCTTACTCAGGGATCGTATTATTGACTTCGGCCCGAAAGCCTTCAATATATTCGATGAATGGTTCAAAAAGGAGGGGGTCGACAAGGTAATTATTGAAGCTTGGGGTAAGGATATTAATATTTCTTGGCGTGATTGTATATTTAGAGATAGGCTTAAGAACGTGAAAAGCGACTTGAAGATTTGGAGTAAAAAGGAATTTGGGAATTTGGATGGGGAAATAAATGAGTTAAAATAAAAGGCGTGTAGATTAGAAACCTTGGCCTAATTCGGAAGCATTAGTGAAAGAGATCGCGTTGTTTGGTTAGACATTCGTAGAAGATGGGTCGAGAAAGAAAAAATTAAAACGAGTATGTTGAAGCAAAAAGCTCGTATTCGTTCGATCATGGAAGGCGACGAAAATTCCAAATATTTCCACTCCACGATCCAAAGATAACACAATAAATCCAACATTCGCGGACTAAACATTAATGGGTCTTGGGTTGAGGAACCGATGGTGGTTAAGGGCACAATACTGAAGCATTTCAAGAATATTTTCTGCGAAAAAAATAGTAACAAACCATCCTTGTGGGCTGCTGAACAGGCTGACTAGAATTCACGTTTCGTCCATGTTGGGCCAACTGCTAACGAAGGGCCTGTTGGGCCGAGAACTTCAATTGGGTCTGCTGCTAATTAAACAATTGGTGATGGGGTATCTGGAAACTGCTTATTTGCAAGTGGGCCAGGAGCGAATGGGACCGGGATATTCAAGTTGTCGAACTCAGAAGCAGGAGCATTGGAGGATAAATTTTGTGAATCGGAAATATGGGAAGCGGTCAAGGGTTGCAGTAGTTCAAAGGCCCCCAGGCCGGACGATTTCAACATGGGATTCTACAAAAAATTTTGGTATGtgatcaaggatgatttgattgatGCGGTTAATCTATTTTGGGAAAGGGGGGAAATTTCTAAAGGGTGCAATGCCTCGTTCGTTACTTTGATTCCGAAAATGGTAGATCCTCTTTGTCTAAGTGACTACCGGTCGATTAGTTTAATAGGTAGTTACTATAAGGTAATTGCGAAGCTACTCTCGAACCGCCTTAAAAAGGTGGTTCCCAACCTTGTGGGTCCCGAACAAAGTGCGTTTATAAAAGGAAGGAATATCTTGGATGGTGTGGTAATTGCTAACAAAAGTCTTTCCTTTTTAAAGCGCAAATGGTCAAAAAGTTTCATTTTCAAGGTGGACTTCGAAAAGGCCTTTGATTGCCTTAACTGGGATTTTCCTAATTGAAATAATGGGTATTATGGGTTTTGGGGCAAAATGGAGGAAGTGGATTATTTCATGTTTCAAATCGGCCTCTATCTCGATTCTTGTTAACGGGTCACCCACTAGTTAATTCAAGCTCGAGAGGGGTTAGACAAGGCGACCCGCTTTCTCCTTTCCTTTTTATCTTGGCTACGGAGGGATTAAATGCGTTGGCTAAAAATACGATAGAGACGAAGGTACTTTCCGGAGTAGAGGTAGGCGAGGACAAGGTTATTATTTCTCATCTCCAATATGCAGACGACACCATTTTCTTTGGTACTTAGAGTGAGGAGAATATAC of the Rutidosis leptorrhynchoides isolate AG116_Rl617_1_P2 chromosome 5, CSIRO_AGI_Rlap_v1, whole genome shotgun sequence genome contains:
- the LOC139848863 gene encoding uncharacterized protein is translated as MKIMSLNIRGFGVKGKFGWVKELCCKERPDIAVFQEAKCRNHREYWVQDLWGSSNCGFVQKEAVGNSGGLLIVWDSASFSVEGAVSNEFFVVIRGKWIGSGHESIIVNAYGPHTDEKKNEFWSSLDEIMNKIDSTWVTRGDFNEFMRLWVDLLVVPLDRRDSDHCPLLLRDRIIDFGPKAFNIFDEWFKKEGVDKVIIEAWGKDINISWRDCIFRDRLKNVKSDLKIWSKKEFGNLDGEINDGPGANGTGIFKLSNSEAGALEDKFCESEIWEAVKGCSSSKAPRPDDFNMGFYKKFWYVIKDDLIDAVNLFWERGEISKGCNASFVTLIPKMVDPLCLSDYRSISLIGSYYKVIAKLLSNRLKKVVPNLVGPEQSAFIKGRNILDGVSEENIRRLMKLLKCFELTSGLMVNYHKSNLIVVGIDKDEVENMAKLFGCKVGTIPFMYLGLPVGGNMKRAEYWKPVMDKFEKRLSDWRARSGSFDGRLTLVKSVLNRIPLYYLSFFCTPPCMIKQLESCEYDIEDFNIPFRKLFVKDKGDGASTSFWDDIWLGEEALSKRFKRLVRLENDLRASVRDRLVWDGIKCTGNWSWAIIPSGHNSSELHSLNELLVGAVMEPLKQDSWR